The Epinephelus lanceolatus isolate andai-2023 chromosome 14, ASM4190304v1, whole genome shotgun sequence genome has a window encoding:
- the LOC117251764 gene encoding protocadherin-17-like isoform X1 → MRLSVPIFILLWVKALTLKNLNYSVPEEQGPGTVIGNIAKDAGYGTIERGKKSNFRVLENSAPHLVDVDPESGLIFTKQRIDRETLCRRNPKCQLSMEVFANDKEICMIKIDIQDINDNSPSFPSDHVNIDISENAAAGTRFPLTIAHDSDSGENGIKTYQVTRDDYNTFSLDLKVRGDGTIYPELVVQRPLDREDQSHHTLLLTAIDGGEYPRSGSMQINVRVTDSNDNSPIFEKSSYVIEITENSPPGKVLIDLNATDQDEGSNGQVVYSFTGYASERIQDLFSIDPNTGVIKVQGEIDYEENPIIEFDVQAKDLGPNPIPGHCKITVKVLDKNDNSPIISFVSVRQGAISEAAPPESVIALVRVTDKDSGRNGQLQCRVLGNVPFRLQENNDNFYTLLTDRPLDREMKDEYNVTIVARDNGIPSLNYTKSFTVKILDENDNAPRFTKTVYVLQVPENNIPGEYLGSVLAHDPDVGRNGTVSYSILPSHIGDVSVYTYVSVNPTNGAIYASRSFNYEQTKSFEFKVQAKDGGSPHMESTSTVRVNILDVNDNLPVIILPLLQNDTAEIPVPRNVGIGYIVATVKAVDHDHGESGHLTYEITEGNDDHLFEMDPVGGEVRTAHALWEEVAPVVELVVKVTDHGKPPLSAVAKLIIKANTETAAGGGSSASGEQQHWDVSLPLIVTLCIISVMLLAVMTAIAVKSKHQDKETGNYNCRMAEYSNPPVGKGKKKRINKSDIMLVQSEMEERDSASRMNVVSSPSLITSPICFDYQSPLPLTLPRSEVMYLKTTPNSLTVPRAGCHSSFAGLSTDTPANRMSVIQTENFPSEPNYAGSRQPFVQSSTFKDAERASLRDSGHGDSDQADSDQDTNKGSHCDTSAREALKMKATAVNGQPFEQEQDKSVHCTDECRALGHSDRCWMPKLRVGSQADSADNRTNLFIPVGMDAMVETEIYDTISCSSRKTLSTFGKEQRDSTILVANVKSYLKSQRALSPPLQESPSASSSPTKSSVPMDLANQESKEEREGGSDSSAYGPPDGQCSPLHTELEEPSYLTCELRPKSLSSSLIHSSVISQECGGSECALDPRDSGN, encoded by the exons ATGCGTCTCTCTGTACCCATTTTCATTCTGCTGTGGGTTAAAGCCCTGACATTGAAAAATCTCAATTATTCTGTCCCGGAGGAGCAAGGACCCGGCACTGTTATAGGTAATATAGCAAAAGATGCTGGATATGGGACCAttgagagggggaaaaaatccaACTTCAGAGTACTGGAGAATTCTGCTCCACATCTGGTGGATGTTGACCCAGAGAGTGGACTAATCTTCACCAAACAAAGGATTGACAGAGAAACGTTATGCAGGCGCAACCCAAAGTGCCAGCTCTCCATGGAGGTGTTTGCCAACGACAAGGAGATATGCATGATCAAGATTGATATACAGGACATAAATGACAACTCGCCCAGTTTCCCCTCAGATCATGTGAATATTGATATTTCAGAGAACGCAGCTGCTGGGACACGCTTCCCTCTGACTATTGCACATGACTCAGATTCAGGGGAGAATGGGATAAAGACCTATCAGGTCACCAGAGATGATTACAATACATTTTCTTTGGATTTAAAAGTGAGGGGTGATGGGACTATATATCCAGAGCTGGTGGTTCAGAGACCTCTGGATAGGGAGGATCAGAGTCATCACACCCTCCTCCTCACTGCAATTGACGGTGGGGAGTATCCAAGATCAGGCTCCATGCAAATCAACGTCAGAGTGACTGATTCAAATGACAATAGCCCCATTTTTGAAAAATCCTCTTATGTGATTGAGATTACAGAGAATTCGCCTCCTGGAAAAGTGCTCATAGATTTGAACGCCACTGACCAAGATGAGGGAAGCAACGGGCAGGTTGTCTATTCCTTCACTGGATATGCATCTGAGAGAATCCAAGACTTGTTCTCCATTGACCCCAATACTGGCGTCATTAAGGTCCAGGGAGAAATTGACTATGAAGAGAATCCAATCATAGAGTTTGATGTACAGGCTAAGGATCTCGGGCCCAACCCGATACCAGGCCACTGTAAAATTACTGTCAAAGTGCTTGACAAAAACGACAACTCGCCAATAATAAGTTTTGTCTCTGTCCGGCAGGGAGCCATCAGTGAGGCAGCACCTCCAGAATCTGTCATAGCGCTGGTGAGAGTGACAGATAAAGACTCCGGCCGCAACGGCCAACTTCAGTGCAGGGTGCTGGGAAACGTACCCTTCAGACTGCAGGAAAACAATGATAATTTTTACACGCTGCTCACAGACAGACCCCTGGACAGGGAAATGAAAGATGAGTACAATGTGACTATAGTGGCGAGAGACAATGGGATCCCGTCTTTGAACTACACTAAGTCGTTCACTGTGAAAATTTTGGATGAGAATGACAATGCGCCACGCTTTACAAAGACAGTGTACGTGCTACAGGTGCCTGAGAACAACATCCCAGGGGAGTATTTGGGCTCCGTTCTCGCTCACGACCCAGATGTAGGTCGAAATGGAACTGTGTCGTACTCCATTCTGCCGTCACATATAGGAGACGTTTCAGTGTACACCTATGTGTCTGTTAATCCCACCAATGGAGCCATATATGCCTCACGCTCGTTCAATTACGAACAGACAAAATCCTTTGAGTTCAAAGTTCAGGCTAAAGATGGAGGATCCCCTCACATGGAGAGCACTTCTACAGTCAGGGTCAACATCCTTGACGTCAACGACAATCTCCCAGTTATCATTTTACCCCTGCTGCAAAATGATACAGCTGAAATCCCAGTGCCTAGAAATGTAGGTATTGGATACATTGTGGCTACAGTGAAAGCAGTGGACCATGACCACGGAGAGAGTGGCCATTTGACCTATGAGATCACAGAGGGAAATGACGACCACCTGTTTGAGATGGACCCAGTGGGAGGGGAGGTCCGAACTGCTCATGCTCTTTGGGAAGAGGTCGCCCCAGTGGTTGAGCTGGTGGTGAAGGTAACTGACCATGGCAAGCCCCCCTTATCTGCCGTGGCTAAGCTGATCATTAAGGCGAACACAGAAACGGCAGCAGGAGGGGGTTCCAGTGCGAGCGGGGAACAGCAGCACTGGGATGTATCCCTGCCCCTCATAGTTACCCTCTGCATTATCTCTGTCATGCTCTTAGCAGTCATGACCGCCATCGCTGTCAAGTCCAAACATCAAGATAAGGAGACTGGGAATTATAACTGCCGCATGGCTGAGTACTCCAATCCTCCAGTGGGGAAAGGCAAAAAGAAAAGGATCAACAAGAGTGACATCATGCTGGTGCAGAGtgagatggaggagagagatTCTGCGAGCCGGATGAATGTGGTGAGCAGTCCTTCTCTCATCACTTCACCGATATGTTTTGACTACCAGAGCCCTCTGCCACTCACACTGcccaggtcagaggtcatgtaCCTGAAAACCACCCCAAACAGCTTGACAGTCCCCAGGGCAGGCTGCCACTCCAGCTTTGCCGGGCTTAGCACAGACACTCCAGCGAATAGGATGTCAGTGATACAG ACGGAAAATTTCCCCTCAGAGCCCAATTATGCTGGCAGCAGGCAGCCGTTTGTTCAAAG CTCAACATTTAAGGATGCAGAACGAGCAAGCCTCCGAGACAGTGGCCATGGTGATAGTGACCAGGCTGATAGTGACCAGGATACTAATAAAGGCTCACACTGCGACACGTCTGCTAGGGAGGCCCTCAAGATGAAAGCAACAGCAGTTAATGGCCAGCCTTTTGAGCAGG AGCAAGACAAATCAGTCCACTGCACCGATGAATGTCGTGCACTGGGACATTCTGACAGATGCTGGATGCCAAAGTTACGGGTAGGAAGCCAAGCAGACAGCGCCGATAATCGCACCAACCTTTTCATCCCTGTGGGAATGGATGCCATGGTAGAGACAGAGATttatgacaccatcagctgcagcagcagaaaaacCCTCAGCACGTTTGGAAAGGAACAGCGGGACAGCACAATCCTTGTGGCCAATGTCAAATCTTACTTAAAATCGCAGCGTGCACTAAGCCCACCGCTCCAGGAGAGTCCATCTGCGTCCAGTAGTCCCACCAAGAGTAGTGTGCCCATGGACTTGGCCAACCAAGAGTccaaagaagagagagaggggggttcaGACAGCAGTGCCTATGGCCCTCCAGATGGCCAGTGCTCCCCACTGCACACCGAATTGGAGGAGCCCTCCTACCTGACCTGCGAGCTCAGGCCCAAGTCCCTGTCAAGCAGCCTCATTCACAGCTCTGTCATCAGCCAGGAGTGTGGGGGGTCAGAGTGTGCTCTCGACCCGCGGGACTCCGGTAACTGA
- the LOC117251764 gene encoding protocadherin-17-like isoform X2, with translation MRLSVPIFILLWVKALTLKNLNYSVPEEQGPGTVIGNIAKDAGYGTIERGKKSNFRVLENSAPHLVDVDPESGLIFTKQRIDRETLCRRNPKCQLSMEVFANDKEICMIKIDIQDINDNSPSFPSDHVNIDISENAAAGTRFPLTIAHDSDSGENGIKTYQVTRDDYNTFSLDLKVRGDGTIYPELVVQRPLDREDQSHHTLLLTAIDGGEYPRSGSMQINVRVTDSNDNSPIFEKSSYVIEITENSPPGKVLIDLNATDQDEGSNGQVVYSFTGYASERIQDLFSIDPNTGVIKVQGEIDYEENPIIEFDVQAKDLGPNPIPGHCKITVKVLDKNDNSPIISFVSVRQGAISEAAPPESVIALVRVTDKDSGRNGQLQCRVLGNVPFRLQENNDNFYTLLTDRPLDREMKDEYNVTIVARDNGIPSLNYTKSFTVKILDENDNAPRFTKTVYVLQVPENNIPGEYLGSVLAHDPDVGRNGTVSYSILPSHIGDVSVYTYVSVNPTNGAIYASRSFNYEQTKSFEFKVQAKDGGSPHMESTSTVRVNILDVNDNLPVIILPLLQNDTAEIPVPRNVGIGYIVATVKAVDHDHGESGHLTYEITEGNDDHLFEMDPVGGEVRTAHALWEEVAPVVELVVKVTDHGKPPLSAVAKLIIKANTETAAGGGSSASGEQQHWDVSLPLIVTLCIISVMLLAVMTAIAVKSKHQDKETGNYNCRMAEYSNPPVGKGKKKRINKSDIMLVQSEMEERDSASRMNVTENFPSEPNYAGSRQPFVQSSTFKDAERASLRDSGHGDSDQADSDQDTNKGSHCDTSAREALKMKATAVNGQPFEQEQDKSVHCTDECRALGHSDRCWMPKLRVGSQADSADNRTNLFIPVGMDAMVETEIYDTISCSSRKTLSTFGKEQRDSTILVANVKSYLKSQRALSPPLQESPSASSSPTKSSVPMDLANQESKEEREGGSDSSAYGPPDGQCSPLHTELEEPSYLTCELRPKSLSSSLIHSSVISQECGGSECALDPRDSGN, from the exons ATGCGTCTCTCTGTACCCATTTTCATTCTGCTGTGGGTTAAAGCCCTGACATTGAAAAATCTCAATTATTCTGTCCCGGAGGAGCAAGGACCCGGCACTGTTATAGGTAATATAGCAAAAGATGCTGGATATGGGACCAttgagagggggaaaaaatccaACTTCAGAGTACTGGAGAATTCTGCTCCACATCTGGTGGATGTTGACCCAGAGAGTGGACTAATCTTCACCAAACAAAGGATTGACAGAGAAACGTTATGCAGGCGCAACCCAAAGTGCCAGCTCTCCATGGAGGTGTTTGCCAACGACAAGGAGATATGCATGATCAAGATTGATATACAGGACATAAATGACAACTCGCCCAGTTTCCCCTCAGATCATGTGAATATTGATATTTCAGAGAACGCAGCTGCTGGGACACGCTTCCCTCTGACTATTGCACATGACTCAGATTCAGGGGAGAATGGGATAAAGACCTATCAGGTCACCAGAGATGATTACAATACATTTTCTTTGGATTTAAAAGTGAGGGGTGATGGGACTATATATCCAGAGCTGGTGGTTCAGAGACCTCTGGATAGGGAGGATCAGAGTCATCACACCCTCCTCCTCACTGCAATTGACGGTGGGGAGTATCCAAGATCAGGCTCCATGCAAATCAACGTCAGAGTGACTGATTCAAATGACAATAGCCCCATTTTTGAAAAATCCTCTTATGTGATTGAGATTACAGAGAATTCGCCTCCTGGAAAAGTGCTCATAGATTTGAACGCCACTGACCAAGATGAGGGAAGCAACGGGCAGGTTGTCTATTCCTTCACTGGATATGCATCTGAGAGAATCCAAGACTTGTTCTCCATTGACCCCAATACTGGCGTCATTAAGGTCCAGGGAGAAATTGACTATGAAGAGAATCCAATCATAGAGTTTGATGTACAGGCTAAGGATCTCGGGCCCAACCCGATACCAGGCCACTGTAAAATTACTGTCAAAGTGCTTGACAAAAACGACAACTCGCCAATAATAAGTTTTGTCTCTGTCCGGCAGGGAGCCATCAGTGAGGCAGCACCTCCAGAATCTGTCATAGCGCTGGTGAGAGTGACAGATAAAGACTCCGGCCGCAACGGCCAACTTCAGTGCAGGGTGCTGGGAAACGTACCCTTCAGACTGCAGGAAAACAATGATAATTTTTACACGCTGCTCACAGACAGACCCCTGGACAGGGAAATGAAAGATGAGTACAATGTGACTATAGTGGCGAGAGACAATGGGATCCCGTCTTTGAACTACACTAAGTCGTTCACTGTGAAAATTTTGGATGAGAATGACAATGCGCCACGCTTTACAAAGACAGTGTACGTGCTACAGGTGCCTGAGAACAACATCCCAGGGGAGTATTTGGGCTCCGTTCTCGCTCACGACCCAGATGTAGGTCGAAATGGAACTGTGTCGTACTCCATTCTGCCGTCACATATAGGAGACGTTTCAGTGTACACCTATGTGTCTGTTAATCCCACCAATGGAGCCATATATGCCTCACGCTCGTTCAATTACGAACAGACAAAATCCTTTGAGTTCAAAGTTCAGGCTAAAGATGGAGGATCCCCTCACATGGAGAGCACTTCTACAGTCAGGGTCAACATCCTTGACGTCAACGACAATCTCCCAGTTATCATTTTACCCCTGCTGCAAAATGATACAGCTGAAATCCCAGTGCCTAGAAATGTAGGTATTGGATACATTGTGGCTACAGTGAAAGCAGTGGACCATGACCACGGAGAGAGTGGCCATTTGACCTATGAGATCACAGAGGGAAATGACGACCACCTGTTTGAGATGGACCCAGTGGGAGGGGAGGTCCGAACTGCTCATGCTCTTTGGGAAGAGGTCGCCCCAGTGGTTGAGCTGGTGGTGAAGGTAACTGACCATGGCAAGCCCCCCTTATCTGCCGTGGCTAAGCTGATCATTAAGGCGAACACAGAAACGGCAGCAGGAGGGGGTTCCAGTGCGAGCGGGGAACAGCAGCACTGGGATGTATCCCTGCCCCTCATAGTTACCCTCTGCATTATCTCTGTCATGCTCTTAGCAGTCATGACCGCCATCGCTGTCAAGTCCAAACATCAAGATAAGGAGACTGGGAATTATAACTGCCGCATGGCTGAGTACTCCAATCCTCCAGTGGGGAAAGGCAAAAAGAAAAGGATCAACAAGAGTGACATCATGCTGGTGCAGAGtgagatggaggagagagatTCTGCGAGCCGGATGAATGTG ACGGAAAATTTCCCCTCAGAGCCCAATTATGCTGGCAGCAGGCAGCCGTTTGTTCAAAG CTCAACATTTAAGGATGCAGAACGAGCAAGCCTCCGAGACAGTGGCCATGGTGATAGTGACCAGGCTGATAGTGACCAGGATACTAATAAAGGCTCACACTGCGACACGTCTGCTAGGGAGGCCCTCAAGATGAAAGCAACAGCAGTTAATGGCCAGCCTTTTGAGCAGG AGCAAGACAAATCAGTCCACTGCACCGATGAATGTCGTGCACTGGGACATTCTGACAGATGCTGGATGCCAAAGTTACGGGTAGGAAGCCAAGCAGACAGCGCCGATAATCGCACCAACCTTTTCATCCCTGTGGGAATGGATGCCATGGTAGAGACAGAGATttatgacaccatcagctgcagcagcagaaaaacCCTCAGCACGTTTGGAAAGGAACAGCGGGACAGCACAATCCTTGTGGCCAATGTCAAATCTTACTTAAAATCGCAGCGTGCACTAAGCCCACCGCTCCAGGAGAGTCCATCTGCGTCCAGTAGTCCCACCAAGAGTAGTGTGCCCATGGACTTGGCCAACCAAGAGTccaaagaagagagagaggggggttcaGACAGCAGTGCCTATGGCCCTCCAGATGGCCAGTGCTCCCCACTGCACACCGAATTGGAGGAGCCCTCCTACCTGACCTGCGAGCTCAGGCCCAAGTCCCTGTCAAGCAGCCTCATTCACAGCTCTGTCATCAGCCAGGAGTGTGGGGGGTCAGAGTGTGCTCTCGACCCGCGGGACTCCGGTAACTGA